One part of the Nymphaea colorata isolate Beijing-Zhang1983 chromosome 8, ASM883128v2, whole genome shotgun sequence genome encodes these proteins:
- the LOC116258731 gene encoding probable protein phosphatase 2C 12 isoform X2 yields the protein MSTKGDHMVPLAVLLKREVTSEKTEKPDISHGQASQSKKGEDFTLLKTECQRIPGDGVSTFAVFALFDGHNGSAAAIYSKENLLNNILCAIPSDLSRDEWLAALPRALVAGFVKTDKDFQEKAQTSGTTVTFVIVDGWVVTVASVGDSRCFLESAEGVIYSLSADHRLEANEEERERITASGGEVGRLNTVGGGEIGPLRCWPGGLCLSRSIGDMDVGEFIVPIPFVKQIKLSTAGGRLVISSDGVWDALTSEKALSCCRGLLAEDSAKQIVEEAVKVKGLRDDTTCIVVDISPPEKPPALPPPKKQGKGVFKSMFKKKSSESSSHSDKEYCEPDVVEEIYEEGSAKLAERLETEYPLRNMFKLFVCAVCQVDMKPGEGISVHSGSSHGGRVRPWEGPFLCPSCLMKKDAMEGKRPLGASRNALS from the exons ATGAGCACTAAGGGTGATCATATGGTCCCTTTGGCTGTGCTGCTAAAGCGCGAAGTGACGAGCGAGAAAACTGAGAAGCCAGACATCTCTCATGGTCAGGCGAGCCAGAGCAAGAAGGGGGAAGACTTCACCCTGTTGAAGACTGAATGCCAGCGGATTCCTGGAGATGGGGTCTCGACGTTCGCGGTTTTTGCG CTTTTTGATGGTCATAATGGGTCAGCAGCAGCAATATACTCAAAGGAGAACCTcttaaacaatattttatgtgcCATTCCTTCAGATCTTAGTAGGGATGAGTGGTTAGCAGCACTACCAAGGGCTTTGGTTGCTGGGTTTGTTAAAACTGATAAAGATTTTCAGGAGAAGG CACAAACTTCAGGTACAACAGTAACTTTTGTAATCGTGGATGGATGGGTGGTAACTGTGGCCTCTGTAGGTGATTCTCGCTGTTTTCTTGAATCAGCAGAAGGTGTAATTTATTCTTTGTCAGCTGACCATCGACTAGAAGCTAATGAAGAAGA GAGAGAACGGATAACAGCTAGTGGAGGTGAAGTTGGTAGGCTTAACACAGTTGGTGGTGGGGAG ATTGGACCTCTAAGATGCTGGCCAGGTGGTCTATGTCTCTCGAGATCTATTGGGGATATGGATGTTGGCGAATTTATTGTTCCTATCCCATTTGTCAAGCAAATCAAG TTATCTACTGCTGGTGGCCGTCTAGTTATCTCAAGTGACGGTGTATGGGATGCCTTGACTTCTGAAAAGGCTTTGAGTTGTTGCCGTGGGTTACTGGCAGAAGATTCAGCCAAGCAAATAGTAGAG GAAGCTGTCAAGGTTAAAGGACTTCGAGACGATACCACATGTATAGTCGTAGATATATCGCCCCCAGAAAAGCCACCTGCTTTGCCACCACCCAAGAAGCAAGGAAAAGGAGTCTTCAAATCTATGTTCAAGAAGAAGTCTAGTGAATCATCATCGCATTCAGATAAAGAATACTGTGAGCCTGATGTTGTCGAAGAAATATACGAGGAAGGATCTGCAAAACTTGCTGAAAG GCTAGAAACAGAGTATCCCCTGCGCAACATGTTCAAGTTATTTGTATGCGCAGTTTGTCAGGTAGATATGAAGCCTGGTGAAGGCATTTCTGTACATTCTGGTTCCTCACATGGTGGAAGGGTACGGCCTTGGGAAGGTCCTTTCCTCTGTCCCAGTTGCCTTATGAAGAAAGATGCCATGGAAGGGAAAAGGCCTTTGGGAG CTTCTAGAAATGCTTTGTCTTGA
- the LOC116258731 gene encoding probable protein phosphatase 2C 12 isoform X1 codes for MSTKGDHMVPLAVLLKREVTSEKTEKPDISHGQASQSKKGEDFTLLKTECQRIPGDGVSTFAVFALFDGHNGSAAAIYSKENLLNNILCAIPSDLSRDEWLAALPRALVAGFVKTDKDFQEKAQTSGTTVTFVIVDGWVVTVASVGDSRCFLESAEGVIYSLSADHRLEANEEERERITASGGEVGRLNTVGGGEIGPLRCWPGGLCLSRSIGDMDVGEFIVPIPFVKQIKLSTAGGRLVISSDGVWDALTSEKALSCCRGLLAEDSAKQIVEEAVKVKGLRDDTTCIVVDISPPEKPPALPPPKKQGKGVFKSMFKKKSSESSSHSDKEYCEPDVVEEIYEEGSAKLAERLETEYPLRNMFKLFVCAVCQVDMKPGEGISVHSGSSHGGRVRPWEGPFLCPSCLMKKDAMEGKRPLGGTHHMFDLC; via the exons ATGAGCACTAAGGGTGATCATATGGTCCCTTTGGCTGTGCTGCTAAAGCGCGAAGTGACGAGCGAGAAAACTGAGAAGCCAGACATCTCTCATGGTCAGGCGAGCCAGAGCAAGAAGGGGGAAGACTTCACCCTGTTGAAGACTGAATGCCAGCGGATTCCTGGAGATGGGGTCTCGACGTTCGCGGTTTTTGCG CTTTTTGATGGTCATAATGGGTCAGCAGCAGCAATATACTCAAAGGAGAACCTcttaaacaatattttatgtgcCATTCCTTCAGATCTTAGTAGGGATGAGTGGTTAGCAGCACTACCAAGGGCTTTGGTTGCTGGGTTTGTTAAAACTGATAAAGATTTTCAGGAGAAGG CACAAACTTCAGGTACAACAGTAACTTTTGTAATCGTGGATGGATGGGTGGTAACTGTGGCCTCTGTAGGTGATTCTCGCTGTTTTCTTGAATCAGCAGAAGGTGTAATTTATTCTTTGTCAGCTGACCATCGACTAGAAGCTAATGAAGAAGA GAGAGAACGGATAACAGCTAGTGGAGGTGAAGTTGGTAGGCTTAACACAGTTGGTGGTGGGGAG ATTGGACCTCTAAGATGCTGGCCAGGTGGTCTATGTCTCTCGAGATCTATTGGGGATATGGATGTTGGCGAATTTATTGTTCCTATCCCATTTGTCAAGCAAATCAAG TTATCTACTGCTGGTGGCCGTCTAGTTATCTCAAGTGACGGTGTATGGGATGCCTTGACTTCTGAAAAGGCTTTGAGTTGTTGCCGTGGGTTACTGGCAGAAGATTCAGCCAAGCAAATAGTAGAG GAAGCTGTCAAGGTTAAAGGACTTCGAGACGATACCACATGTATAGTCGTAGATATATCGCCCCCAGAAAAGCCACCTGCTTTGCCACCACCCAAGAAGCAAGGAAAAGGAGTCTTCAAATCTATGTTCAAGAAGAAGTCTAGTGAATCATCATCGCATTCAGATAAAGAATACTGTGAGCCTGATGTTGTCGAAGAAATATACGAGGAAGGATCTGCAAAACTTGCTGAAAG GCTAGAAACAGAGTATCCCCTGCGCAACATGTTCAAGTTATTTGTATGCGCAGTTTGTCAGGTAGATATGAAGCCTGGTGAAGGCATTTCTGTACATTCTGGTTCCTCACATGGTGGAAGGGTACGGCCTTGGGAAGGTCCTTTCCTCTGTCCCAGTTGCCTTATGAAGAAAGATGCCATGGAAGGGAAAAGGCCTTTGGGAGGTACGCACCACATGTTTGATTTGTGCTAA
- the LOC116259008 gene encoding BRI1 kinase inhibitor 1-like, which yields MIFSAMEAQNLKKQEQEGKSTSAASSPSRTAANSSAQSPPSPSSSPTHDFEFTISLCPSLSLDKHRPPSYEIDLCPADDLFYQGHLLPLHYHHLFSTPRSSCTSKDESSHHHHDHRPQQPCHQESMDQNDKKSSAEGRSSSEDAENSRKTKQKSFSLFTLKKGSKLGLRSAKEVIERYVRMVKPFFARKSKEAEDQRFGYYGRNRQKWSGHASQSFSNQRCRSSAPCSTMTSPGNSGILCAIPSSSDSTMEDLQNAIQAAIAHCKNSIAIKEEKS from the coding sequence atgATTTTCAGCGCCATGGAAGCCCAAAATCTCAAAAAACAGGAGCAAGAAGGAAAAAGTACTAGTGCAGCCAGTAGCCCAAGCAGAACCGCGGCAAACTCTTCAGCACAGTCTCCACCATCACCATCTTCATCCCCCACCCACGACTTCGAATTCACCATCTCTCTGTGCCCTTCCTTGTCCCTCGACAAGCACCGGCCGCCGTCCTATGAGATCGATCTCTGCCCAGCTGACGACCTCTTCTACCAGGGCCACCTCCTCCCGCTCCACTATCACCATCTGTTCAGCACCCCTCGCTCTTCCTGCACTTCCAAGGACGAGAGCAGCCATCACCACCACGACCACCGGCCGCAGCAGCCCTGCCACCAAGAGTCAATGGACCAGAACGACAAGAAGAGCAGTGCGGAGGGGAGATCGAGCTCGGAGGATGCCGAGAATTCAAGGAAGACGAAACAAAAGTCCTTCTCATTGTTCACTCTGAAGAAGGGGTCTAAGTTGGGATTGAGATCGGCCAAGGAGGTGATTGAGAGGTACGTGAGGATGGTGAAGCCTTTCTTTGCGAGGAAGAGCAAGGAGGCAGAGGACCAGAGGTTTGGATACTATGGAAGGAACAGGCAGAAATGGAGCGGGCATGCTTCTCAGTCCTTCTCCAACCAGCGGTGCCGATCTTCTGCACCGTGCTCCACCATGACATCCCCTGGCAACAGTGGAATACTATGTGCCATACCGTCTTCAAGTGACAGCACCATGGAGGATCTCCAGAATGCTATACAGGCGGCCATCGCCCACTGCAAGAATTCCATCGCTATCAAGGAAGAGAAGAGTTAG